The DNA region tataataaacaaatacagtacttatgtacagtatgttgaatgtatatatccatcttgtgtcttatttttccattccaacaataatttacagaaaaatgtggcatattttatagatggtttgaatcacaattagttgcgattaattaatttttaagctgtgattaactcgattaaaaattttaatagtttgacagccctaattataacaatatatttgaaagaaaaagcatgttattttgcctcattcaaatcttaatatctgaacatttaaatatgtaaactaaagtgcaatcacactcgtaaatgaatggcttctggtttttgaaatgtaaataaacccatattgtgataaaacaacaaaattgcaataactgcattaaccatcaaagtgaagtctaactgtaactgtagtcttgaaacaagtctgaataagggaaaacattgcaataaaataatgcaaactggttaaacttgagagtagctgagatctgtcatgacagaatattgcttcaatgatatctgccgcCACCTAGCAttgtaaatgggtataatgtctagaccgcgaataaaagacgacccccttatttttccagtcttatttcaatgcaaaaaaacaccgtcttatattcgggccaatacggtagttcctATAACTATAGGCCTCTTCAGCAGTGATAGGATCTATCCAGGCAGTCGTGTTCGCACATGGGACTGCGCCAGGTACGAATTGCTGTGACCAGtgctgtcacagattacttgaaaaatgattacgcctcaaaaaaagtaatctagttacttgacTGATTACACTTCAGGAACCTCTCAGGACAGGAGTCATGAGTCTGCTAAGGGAAAGGTCAAAACTAGCGGGTGGAGGGGTGGTGACTATGTCCAATTGAGCGCTCACCAGTGAGTCACAATTGCTCAACTCTAATCAGAATGGTTCATTTCATAATCCGAGTCTTCGTCGTCGCTCTGAGCGACATGCAGCATGCGCGGGAGACAAGAGAGACACTTTTTCACAAACAACAGAACGAAACAGGAGGTGGACTTGAcggggagagagaaaaaaaacatttgacacCCTCGGCCGTCGTACCTTGGCCTTCTCGCTGGGCTCGCTGTTTGTCCCGTACGATTGATTGTGGAGCTCCTTGGACACCACGCACAGGAACTCGGCTTGATCTTCGTTGCCGTAGTTGTAAGACGAGCCGATGCTGACCAGCTGGAACAAAACGTCAATAAAACATGAATATTTTATCATTAACCGACATGAATAGTACTTTTAACTATAATAGGGGAGacgtaacacaaaaaaaaatggaaggaaaACAAAGAAGAATCCCGAGAATATTTTAAAGGATCAGCACAGGTTTGTCGTGGTGAAAAACTGAAACGCGCCTGAGGCAATCAGTTAAAAGGTCAACTTGAGGGCGATAGTGTTTAAATCTGATTTCCCTCCAGCAAAGGCGTAACTGAAACACCAACAGATAACATCATGTACGAGCAAACACAAGATGCTCAGCCAACAACTCCAAACGATCAGGTTGGTCCACCAACAACAAGTACTACTGCAACAATGACGTGCGCCAAATGATCACAATCGTGTAATCACCCATCCCTACAAACCagtaaagtaaataaaattcaacatgCACGTAACAGACACAGCCGCCGGTGCACTTTCAGTCAATTCATTGAACAATCAGGTAATAAATATTCAGAAAACAAATGAGATTTTGACTCAATTTTAAtgagtatcactagtagacgtccaatccatttgaagccagagaaacgttcgttcattcgctgccacccctaGTGCCGTTAACGTCTAAAGAAACGCCTCAACAACGttccaactagggctgcagctatcgattattttagtagtcgattaatcattgaactagctagtttgaataatcgagtaatcggaaaaggaacatgaaaaattaaaatacctgagctgagcctcaaacggtgttaaaaataaatgaggatctatgtacaacaaaagaacaattggctaacttacatggcaaaagtccgctagcttaaatgctataaaatgctaactttttttccccaatgctcttaacaaatggtttggactcatattaccacaaaaaaactgctaaatatacatataaactaaattaagaatgcatgaaaaaacaatatcccatagaaaaacttagcttacgttggtcttaacagggagcagttggattcagtcacgtgaaataaggcagaccagagggcaatgtatccaccctaatcaataaactaaatctAAACACTTTCAgaataaaacattacaacgccactttaattaaacgaatactcgaggcaacaaaatttaattcgaatatttttttctaatcgaatactcgagttaatcgattaatcgttgcagcactagttccaACTATTGtaattgttttaatttatttaattaaattttagaTTTTAGATTAGATTTAAATTCTTAGGTTTGTCTTGATTATTTTCAAACCAGAGTTTACGTCACCTGACTCTGAGGCTCTACTGAACTCGAGTACTGATCAGATACCTCGTCAACATTCAAATGTAGaatataaggcggaaaacacagactaaagaagcagtttctgctcttgcacccctctttacaataaactgctgtattttaagtcaaaaagaactgttgtgtttgatagaccaatatgtctatatgctgccataacacTTTAATGgcgtattaagcccccgaactatttttaatttgttcgttttaccctggagaaccctgtttacagacacagcgcaaccgctttttttcaacccagccataaaaagaagctaagtgaatatattattaattattcaaaatgtgtcatttttagcttagaatcattaatatttaatatttagttaaaaaaaaaaaaaaaaacgacttaaaaaaattattcactcgcatattttaaacttttaaattatgtcacaatgaaaaaaaatggtgtctgtaaataaataacgcatatttacctcataactatcgcttaattgtatgttttttgttactgtggcattTTCCACGATATTTAGatgaataattgatccaaacaatgataaattgaaaaaaaaaaaaccaaacgtataaaacggtaaatatatgagaaagaaaatctcgatctctccttgatgtctgtgatttctgcattgcaacccttgtaataccgtgtttcacccataaaatccccccaaaatctggctgCGGCCatacacagctgtgtcttgacactcggtgatacatgctatacggagtttttggatcgaaaagaggtaagtatgcgataatatctctgtAAAatgatggcgtctttaattatgctctttgagattaagttttccaatgatgtatcacacatgcatatacgaatatagaattttgaaatttggccaaattggggttctcAGAGCAGAAGTTCATACTACAGAAATGACCACTCTTGCAttatactcactacttcttcttaAGGTAGTCCCGATCATTTTTACACCAGAGTTCAAGTCACCGGGTTGTGAGGATCTACCGATATCAAGTACTGATCCAATACCTCGTCAATGCATTaaggaggggggtggggggcacattcaaatatataatatatacacattACAGAAATTACCACTCTTGCACTATactattacagtgatccctcgctactaaataaatatatgagTTGTCCCGATCCGAACATGTAGTCTCCCGTTCCCTCCTGCTACTCTTGGTCTGGCAGTGGACTGGAGTTGCTTCTTAAACTTAACGATAATTGAcaaacgttaaggtttgatcttgcaagacatgcttggaagccgaaacttcaaagcgctgcatgcgtcaatcattgtttagcttGCTAAACTGttgttgtggcaactcattgtgtgtaagtgagcagcctgAGCTGATTTGAGTgggctcactcaatgaagcatttaataaagcatttttcaactttattcttctttaaaaataattcggtgggacagtaacatgtttaaaacctatCATAAATATTGCATTcgaagtgcttaaaaatcatatatgtatttctttccaatgctaaatctgaataaatacatcgaaaacacacccaaaaaaaaaaataaaaaattcgggGTGGGGTGGGAGGacgctacttcacggtttttcccttatcgcggcgggttccggTCATTAACCGCGGAAAACGAGAGATCGCTGTATAAAATCTTACAGTTAGCTTCCTACTACAGTTAACATTAAGATTTTCTTACGTATTTTAACTTCCGATCCTGCTGTTTTGCAATGTTGCCGagtacaaaagttttttttttttttttttttgaaaacccTTGTACatttggattattttgttgttttgtggaccataaaaaattaaaagtaaataaatacatcGTAAAAATGTGATCTTTTTCACCAAATTCTGATCCAGGGAAAATCACATGATCGGACCTGATTTACCATGAAGTAATCGCGGACATCCCTAGTTATTTCACAAATTAGCTCATTAACTGCCACTGACAATCATTCGTTTTACTGTGATCACAACACTAATGTGTATTGCACAGTAAAAGTTAAGTTGAACAGCTGTCAGAGGCTATGAAGGAGTTAATCAACATGAATCTTTTGACACTTTAGGGTTTTAGACTACCCAGTTAACTTCCAAAAGGAATTTCCTCAGCTTGGGACCAGTAAACTATGACCAttcaacaacaaaatcaaacCAAAGGAGGAACCAACGTCGAATCGTGTCTGACTTGGGACAAACAAGGTGCGTGGGCAGAAAGTGGGACCATGCAGTGACCGGCCCGTGTACAGAAACAAGTGAGGACACACCTCTCCGCTGTGGTTTGGCAAAGCAGACTGGTCTCCCTTCACCTCCCTTGACACAATGAGTAGAAACTCTGACTGCTGGGCCCGCCCGTAACCTATACTGACAAGCTGCAACGACCAATCAGAGCACACAAGGGATGCCCGGATCACTAATGGCTGCTTTGGATCAAGGGGTCAAATTCGGGTATTGATGTTTTTGGACTGTGTGAGCATAGCGGGGTAGGTGAAGCACATGAAAAGCCCACCCCCTGACTCCGCCCAATTGCGGGAGGACGCCTCACCTGTTCGAACTTCCAGCCGTCGGACATGGTGGACACCATCTGGGTTAGTTCTTCCTCCTGGCACTGAAGCACTCGGTATACATGCTTGACTGGAACCTGTGTGGAAAAATGATTTACTCGTGAAAACCATCAACATAAGATTGCTTAAATATGACACAGCTGATCActgagattgattttttcccccccctccATATCAACCTAGACAACCAACACTATCACGATGATTAACGACTTTTTAAGATCCTGCCTATTTTCCTGTGGGCTTCAGTTGGCCCCTACGCTCCCTGTAGTATCAACTGGAGACACACTCAAATAGAGAGCTTgtcagtgccaggattagcgatcaggtagcatagaataggatgtcaacatagccACATTTATGGGCGATTTAAATATTGGGATGCCAACCTCATATTGCTGAATCGTGTATGCTTCAACCCGTCTAATCACATCTCTTGACTCAACTTCCTTCCGCTTTCTCCTCAGTTTTTAggacccccacatggtgtacacTGGTAAAAAGTAGCTAACGAcagcaccactatgttcattGGCGtcgaatataaatataaaatagggctgcacctaacgattatttttgtattcaatcggacaattaattaaaaaattaatctgaTAAATGccactttttgttgttttaggcatgttgtaaactAAAAATGAAGACAAAGTGGATGGCTATTTCCTTTCCTTGtgaataaaggttctgagtatgaaacataaaaataagtacaaatcagtacacaaatcaaacaaaggtcctgttcattcaaataaaaataaaagggctgctgattgactttttcttgtgggcaaagcgctggTATAAATTGTTTccatgattcatttattttctgtaaacaaactaataaacaaaatcatatgaggaggcagactgtaattaATCAATttcctttatcaaacagttgctcAAAAACACAATCCAAAtcaaatttcaaagcacactctcttgtaagacaatttacagtttgaatgggagttgatgttgaaaggagacttaggggccgtttacatggtgactctcagaGATGTTgcaatgttgcaattccgcatgaaaacgatgtagtattcatgccaggccctagggggcagtgcagatttacaaggcgacagcaaatgatgcactttgatcccaccaaagttcctcagcccggaaaaaaatatgcccgcccactcaaagagatggcatttttctgttgttcaaaaaggcacaaaaatggaagcaTTGAACATATTTAattcaaaattattattaaaacagtaaattaaagccgacattccggcataattgctgtttttaatgtttagtagcaccgctgcgcatgcccaatgtgacatgtacgagtgctgacgtcatcggcgcggtgtcgcgccgcgggagcatttgatatgcatgcggagataGCCACCCTCAAtctcccgcaatcgaattcttccactttggaggcagtgtTGAGgcttttttcgtcttcgccaacACCATATGCACGTGAGGCAACtcagcaacacagtcattgcgtcttcttgtcgcagagtcgccatgtaaactgcccctaagctgttatatgaacgggttcatgtgtgtggtttctttttaAAGAACCAAGGATAGAAACACATAGTTCCGAAaagatgttagtacgagttttaataatttaatattaaacccctcttaatgttttcatttcaataacatttgtaaatttattttaacgagtatgtcgccattgttgttaacGTCgcagagcggtgacgtcacatggccacgcaGCCATACTTCCACCATGTCActctaactatgtaaggtagtgatttaaatacgccacaaggtgtcaatggcacggcaaaaactcaaaatcctatcaggacttagtttagactaacttaaaatttaactagaacttaaaaatggcttgacacaaatagaaatgcaattgaaacacgtgggaaaaaatcctaacttttaagtgatgtgtgttatcaagcgtaacggcatttttaggtatatatatatatatatatatatatatatatatatatatatatatatatatatatatatattagggctgtcaaaattaacgcgttaacgcgcggtaattaattttttaaattaatcacgttaaaatatttgacgcaattaacgcacatgtcccgctcagacagtattctgccttttggtaagttttacagcaaggctttttgtgctgtctaacagcgaactcttgtggtcgctttgcgacatggtttattgttttcttgccagttcaatatggctgcacgacattcTGTTGTCCGTAAGtacggttgttgtaaagaatgtacatattatgttaataagcgaaatgttatatttttgtatgagacgctttttgtttatgtttagttaacctgtatagcgtactaagctaacgttgttgctaatgcaatgcttgtgtactttttttttgtagttttaggaCGGTCTaaggaggacaatggtttgaggccattttattaataaatcagatgaaaaaggaagtctgattattaaggcgttgttcactaactgtctagctttggaaaaagtagacgcttcggagtgaggacagcatagacagatttaaatgacagtagagtgaaatgcccactacagtccatatgtaccgtatgttgaatgtatatatccatcttgtgttttatctttccattccaacaatttattttacagaatacatatataattcacagaaaaatatggcatattttattgatggtttgaattgcgattaattgcgattaattaatttttaagctgtaattaactcgattaaaaatttgaatcgtttgacagccctaatatataaataatttttaaaataagatctcaaggttttttgagtgaaagcagtgaattaagtcttttattctagttacaattgttggctgttttcaacaatatacatcgaaaataaagacattgattgactgaaaatggttcaagattagatgaaatttgttttctcatgtatttttataattgctcacataaaaatatatttgttttatccgattactcaattaatcgatagaattttcagtcgattactcgattactaaaatattatatagtatatcaaactcccatgtgataaattaaaaatgttcagaccaaaaggacactcagattcctatattccgtgtctaagcagctgaacaggacaggatttttttttcataaataccATGCTTTCAAAATAGGCAAAAAAACCACAACAACTGAGAACTgtgttatatttaaaaaaaaaaattcaggccgCGGCAAAAATGGGGTtaggaggaaaaataataaatttacaTACCTGCGATGTCTTACAGTCCCTTTCCCTGATCTTGTCCTTAATCAGCTTTATTAATGATGTGATATTGTAAAATTCGGCTTCTTCCAGGACACCTGAAACACAAAACATTGCTTATTAACTGCAACTGGCGACAAGAtataaactcattgaaattcagTCTACCGCCGTCTAACACCGAAACACTATCATCACGTTAGCGTCGACTTTACCTTCCTCTGCTAAATCCCGGTTAAGCACCAGTTTGCCGTGCCTCAAGTAGTTCAGAACCGGCCCGAAGTAAGTCGGGTCTCTGTCGATGAGATAGGCACCAGTTTCATCCTAAAAGACAGAGAAGCAATAACAAATGAGTCTTTCTTAGAATACAATTCTCCCATTCCCAAAGGCCATGGATTTGATCCCGATTCCTCCAAGGCCTTTGGGTATTCCCCTATTTCTGTAAGTACCGTGATTAGGCCAGCGCTATCTCACGAGGGGGAGAGGGGCCGCGAACAATTAGAGCGGAAAAGGATTGGGAAGAGCGGGCCGGATTCGCCGAGGGAGGAAAAAGTGCCGAGGTTCACGCGCGGCAATTAGCCTGTTAGCCTGTCCTGACACAGAACTTCAAAAATATCCTGATGGAGCCCAAAAGAGTTCTATTTTTTGTGCAGTGGTAATATTTAGGAACCGCAGCGATAGTCACTTAACTCTTTGACTGCCACCTATGGTGACAGATATAAAATCCATTGAACcacatggattggatgtcaatggctgccaaagAGTAAACTCGTCAGTAGGGTTGCCATGATTATTTGATGAACTGATGATGAAATTAAAATTCTGATAGTTGATGAAAATGTTGAGCGACATTCATGAACTGAAGTCCCGTTCTTAAGGCTATTTTAAACacaaatttagggctgtcaaaattaacacgttaacgggcggtaattaattttttaaattaattacgttaaaatatttaacgcaattaacgcatgcgcggaacgacccactcaagcattacCGGgagcagactacaatggcgccgttagaAGTATATTGAAAGCGAAGGGCAGAGACgagcaagtggagtggacgcaggtgttaccAGCACacgccaagggggccgctgttattttcaatgtgaccagcattgtcagattgagcagtgaagaagaaagtggtcgagcgagagagtagagaaagtgcgcagttagcgcaggctcaagtgctgcgtcccccacatgcttttgttttgttaataaaagtacccacaaaaagccatccaacgcctctcggtgtttatatgtacgTCGCCGTCTTCCTTAGGAGGAAATCGGATGAACCGggccaaccgacgacaacgagccaacatgaaatcgccggtccatagcaccgtcaattaccaagaagggcgaattggtaccgcaggcatttattggagccgcgctatttaatggaataagcggtggcatctcttccacaactgttataactattgtggcaagtGACAAAGGGAAGAATAACAggcgatgatctttttcttaacaccatgtattgtactcagtgcagagaagataaaccatttgcagcaacaactgtgactcatggttgctcaaattcccatcatgcatttgggcagttaagaacatttaagtcgctacagtatcatttagtgaaagcacaacaaaaataatattcctatctctcaaaaataaaataatgttcacaaaaagaaaagcgttcaatgcaaagagatccggcattcccaatcaaaatagctatgcaaaataatactctattcaaacattaagtttagctcaacaaatacactagatagcaatatttagtcacaatatacaaactatcaaaattactataacttgtactcacaattatcttttaagaattactagtcttgctatccatggatcccacggaaagaatgttaatgttaatgccgtcttgtggatttattgttataataaacaaatacagtacttatgtacagtatgttgaatgtatatatctgtcttgtcttatctttccattccaacaataatttacagaaaaatatggcatattttagagatggtttgaattgtgattaattgcgattaattaatttttaagctgtgattaactcaattaaaattttttatcgtttgacagccctaacacaaatatttaaaaacaaatgaaaaacaaaaaaggggaATAAAACATTCACTtattcatgcatttttttaattttaaaaaatacatattttaattaaaatgacaaaaaaaaaaaaaaaaaaacgtttctgGCGAAATTGCGATGGTAGTTTTGCTTTGGCAGGCAGGTACATGCATATCTGCATactatcctcgttaaaatatgaaaacctataaatgtttgagtgggtttagttaaagcacagttttttcatctgtgtgattttgacaaagatcagatcacatttaatggcgattttatgcagaagtgtgagaaattccaaaaggttcagaaacgtttccataccactgtattagaaatgaatgggtacgTTTTTTGCCCCTTGTTGTCCTGAATTTTTTGATGAgtaaatgatgtgatttggacGAAAATTATGGGACAAGCAGCATTTTgaaatttcacttttttgtttaatttttttttctctttaaaaaAACCCACATTTTTGGGTTGACTGTCATTTTTGAGGTGGAGGTTGGCATCAcatcagcgagtgaaagccgggctttttttcccctcccagaCAAGTTTTTGTctattttgttgctctgccatctttgcagaattagcGCGAAAGTGTTCGCATCGACTCgtctttaaaatgaatggggaaagggggaagtgacgtatgccgtaaagcagtcagcacatttgtagtttttttttctctaaaggcaaggttcctgccaccctcctcaaggtTAATTAGtggcggtgaaagcgatacagacccccctcaagatataaaagaggcttcattcaactagttgtcagtcaacatattgtcacaaatgttatgaaaatattttcagaAAGGTTGAAaatttacctagtgttgctttaaatctcattttagtaaaaaaaaattaaaaacatgaaATAGATGCACATGACTGACTTTTGTGGACCACAAAAATTGATGTCAGGCCGGATCTGGCTCTCGGGCCTTAGGTTTACTACCCGGGAACTAGATTTGTAGCTAATCATTATCGCGTTATAAAATGGGCCATAATGTGACAGGTTTTATTTCTTCCCCCAAAGCGTGTCAATACCTAACAAGCGGAATTAGGTCAGTTTAGTGCAGGTCAGCCATATTACATGATTTATTTTGTGGTTGGGTGAAAGCGTAGTCCCTCACGTGTGGAGTTCATGATGCACACCATCTGGAGACATGCGAGTCAACCCTCAACTTAACGTGATGTCACGTTGCACAATTAACACCATCAAAAGGAAGCCTTTATACGCGACCCCCTGGGGAatatgcagaaagaacgcattaGCGGGAGAAAGCAAAGCCGCGTTGAAGGATGTTGCGGCGGTCACGTGACCGAGGCTACTTAGCCCATGCGCGAGTTGGATCTTCACCGCTTCGGAGCAGTAATGGCGGGAGAGTCTTTTGAATAATAGACACCTCGCATCGGGGAGGGGTTGTGGGAAACAGGCTTGTATTTGCTGCTTTTGAATGCTGTTCAAAGATCGGAAGATATCACAAAACATTGCAGTAATGACGTTCAGGGAGGTTTTTGTTATGAATGTTTAACGTAGAATAGGACTGAAcgattttagaaaaataaagaatataaTTGGGATTTTTCAGACCCGATTTCTCGAATTAAAGCTTCAGTGCAAACtatataacattttaaaatgtgacatGGAATTATGTTCTAGCGGCCTTAAACCTTTCATGCATTATTAGTTGTGATTTTAGAGCATATTCGGGCCACTGTGAtcattttcctcaacaaaaactttttctgattttatactgtacccgctgctaatctggactgggttttacaagttgtttttttgtttgtttgtttgatatcctgcaccaggttagcccattagtgggagctcaatacaatgtaaatgtaaaaatgcctgcagtagaagacactctaaaacataggcaaaagaatatttgtaaatgttttcttCGTGAGCTTCTGAAAAATAATCACCTTTAAGAAATTGCACTCCGGTGGAAAGAAATTTCATCATATTCAAATTCAAAGACTGAtaattatatatggcggaaaacacagaaaagactgaaaaagcagtttctgctcttgcactctttaatttgtccgttttaccctgaagacccccgtttacagacgtcgcacaaccgcttttgtttcaacacggccataaaaagaagtaattatatttattgttcaaaatgtctgtcatttttagcttagaatcattaattgatgtcgaaTATTTAGTTTATAAaaagaaaactttaaaaaattattcacacgcatattttaaacttttaaacaaattacgccacaatgaaaaatttggcgtctgtaaaaaaagtcacggatatctacctcataactatcgcttattgtatttttttttttgttactgtcgc from Corythoichthys intestinalis isolate RoL2023-P3 chromosome 21, ASM3026506v1, whole genome shotgun sequence includes:
- the kctd5b gene encoding BTB/POZ domain-containing protein KCTD5 isoform X1, with translation MADNSESSGSVHRRCLSHSSAERSPPPGSGSSKWIRLNVGGTYFLTTRQTLCRDPKSFLYRLSQADPELDSDKDETGAYLIDRDPTYFGPVLNYLRHGKLVLNRDLAEEGVLEEAEFYNITSLIKLIKDKIRERDCKTSQVPVKHVYRVLQCQEEELTQMVSTMSDGWKFEQLVSIGYGRAQQSEFLLIVSREVKGDQSALPNHSGELVSIGSSYNYGNEDQAEFLCVVSKELHNQSYGTNSEPSEKAKILQERGSRM
- the kctd5b gene encoding BTB/POZ domain-containing protein KCTD5 isoform X2; the encoded protein is MADNSESSGSVHRRCLSHSSAERSPPPGSGSSKWIRLNVGGTYFLTTRQTLCRDPKSFLYRLSQADPELDSDKDETGAYLIDRDPTYFGPVLNYLRHGKLVLNRDLAEEGVLEEAEFYNITSLIKLIKDKIRERDCKTSQVPVKHVYRVLQCQEEELTQMVSTMSDGWKFEQLVSIGSSYNYGNEDQAEFLCVVSKELHNQSYGTNSEPSEKAKILQERGSRM